A genomic region of Prevotella scopos JCM 17725 contains the following coding sequences:
- a CDS encoding site-specific integrase: MEKEKFKLLFYLKRGTQDKNGKSPIMGRISAGSSMVQFSCKCSCTPRLWDSRKNRLLGKSAEAVSVNKELDRLQVSIHKVYESLSGKSDARVTAERVRELVFGLNSESQGLLYHTGEYINRFRERVGIDRSERRLKCLLLFRKHLANFVRYRYHVEDIPVQKVDTALIKDLEDYFAKEKGFKLNTSAGYLSMLASLLKDLHKRHIIDTYPFINHSIRWEVGTPRYITREEVSRIAALGEDELQGYEKVSRDMFLFSCLTGLSYTDVYHLTEQHVFHEAGMTWIRKPRIKTGNVCHIPLLPEAAAIIERYRGIHTRAFRHEPPKGYLLPIPGCDTVNIHLKKIARLCGIQKTLTYHMARHTFASQMTLSEGVSIESVSKMLGHSQIKTTQVYAETSPERVFLDIEKILPQLAHYQLTN, from the coding sequence ATGGAAAAAGAAAAATTCAAGCTGCTTTTCTACCTCAAGAGAGGTACGCAGGACAAAAACGGAAAAAGTCCCATCATGGGACGCATCAGCGCAGGAAGCTCTATGGTACAATTTAGTTGCAAATGCTCGTGTACTCCTCGTTTGTGGGACAGTCGCAAGAACCGACTGCTGGGCAAGAGTGCCGAAGCCGTATCGGTAAACAAGGAACTTGACCGCCTTCAGGTGAGTATTCACAAGGTTTATGAGTCTCTTTCGGGAAAATCCGATGCTCGCGTCACGGCAGAGCGAGTAAGGGAATTGGTGTTCGGGTTGAACAGCGAGTCGCAAGGACTGCTTTATCATACGGGCGAGTATATCAACCGCTTCCGTGAGCGTGTGGGCATAGACCGCAGCGAACGCAGACTAAAATGCCTGTTGCTCTTCCGCAAGCATCTGGCAAACTTCGTCAGGTACCGCTACCATGTGGAGGATATTCCCGTACAGAAAGTGGACACAGCCCTCATCAAAGACTTGGAGGACTACTTCGCCAAAGAAAAGGGCTTCAAGCTCAATACCTCGGCTGGTTATCTCTCCATGCTGGCTTCCTTGCTCAAAGACCTGCATAAACGGCATATCATTGACACCTATCCCTTCATCAACCATTCCATTCGTTGGGAAGTGGGCACTCCACGTTACATCACGAGGGAGGAGGTAAGCCGTATCGCAGCCTTGGGAGAAGACGAACTGCAAGGCTATGAAAAAGTGTCGAGGGATATGTTCCTTTTCTCCTGCCTGACGGGGCTTTCCTATACCGACGTGTATCACTTGACGGAGCAGCACGTCTTTCACGAAGCGGGAATGACTTGGATACGCAAGCCGAGAATAAAGACGGGCAACGTGTGCCACATCCCCCTACTTCCCGAAGCCGCTGCCATTATCGAGCGTTATCGGGGCATTCACACGAGGGCTTTCCGACACGAACCGCCCAAGGGGTATCTGCTGCCCATACCCGGATGCGACACGGTAAACATACACCTCAAAAAGATAGCACGGCTTTGCGGTATTCAGAAAACGCTGACCTATCACATGGCACGGCATACCTTCGCATCTCAGATGACACTGTCGGAGGGCGTGTCCATTGAGAGCGTTTCCAAAATGCTCGGACACAGTCAAATCAAAACCACGCAAGTGTATGCGGAGACATCTCCCGAGCGTGTCTTTCTGGACATAGAGAAAATACTTCCACAACTCGCACATTATCAACTGACCAACTAA
- a CDS encoding site-specific integrase: protein MKSTFAILFYIDRSKTNEDGLCVIRCRITCNGTSSSFSTQLQTSPDEWLARKGCIKATTGNSSGINLQLNSIEECLHSLYERTLREENYITAEYLKERYMQQSRPMPTLTELYQSVCEYKEELQGRTLSKATVRAFKDSYKSFVHFLQVRDRADCMPTEVDKTLLEDYRLFMLRDLGNKESSVGNRLRHLHQVIRKALQERYVREDPFELIDIETPTYERNALTADDLQKLLAYRPHRSTDNHCRLIFLLGCFTGLAFSDLKKLRMDDVYTFGDGRRYISLCRTKTQNRSIVPLLPVAEKILAIVSHGRREGLFFREFPSNSNFNRTIQEICIKAGLPPHTQATSHTARHTFATTICLENGLPIETVSKMLGHRFISTTEIYARVTKSKIAKEMQPLMGSEHTRVLRKALRLCPSRTPKKSSPIIGM, encoded by the coding sequence ATGAAAAGTACATTTGCCATACTATTCTACATAGATAGAAGCAAGACCAATGAAGACGGACTATGCGTAATCCGTTGCCGTATCACCTGTAATGGAACGTCCTCATCGTTTTCCACGCAGTTGCAAACTTCCCCCGACGAGTGGCTTGCCCGAAAAGGGTGCATCAAGGCGACAACAGGTAATTCAAGCGGCATCAATCTGCAACTGAACTCAATAGAAGAGTGCTTGCATTCACTCTATGAACGTACATTAAGGGAAGAAAACTATATCACGGCGGAATACCTCAAGGAGCGTTATATGCAGCAAAGTCGCCCCATGCCAACACTTACGGAGCTATATCAATCCGTTTGTGAATACAAGGAGGAATTGCAGGGCAGAACATTAAGCAAGGCAACTGTCAGGGCTTTTAAGGACAGCTACAAGAGTTTTGTTCATTTCCTGCAAGTAAGGGACAGGGCAGACTGTATGCCCACAGAGGTGGACAAGACTTTGCTTGAGGACTATCGCCTTTTTATGCTTCGGGACTTGGGAAACAAGGAAAGCAGTGTCGGCAACCGCCTACGCCACTTGCATCAGGTCATTCGCAAGGCATTGCAGGAGCGATACGTTCGTGAAGACCCTTTTGAACTCATAGACATAGAAACGCCTACCTACGAGCGCAATGCACTTACGGCGGACGACCTGCAAAAACTCTTGGCTTACCGTCCGCACCGCTCGACAGATAACCATTGCAGACTTATTTTCCTCTTGGGATGTTTCACGGGGCTGGCATTCTCAGACTTAAAGAAACTCCGAATGGACGATGTTTATACATTCGGGGATGGGCGTAGGTACATATCGCTCTGTCGAACAAAGACACAGAACAGAAGTATTGTCCCGTTGCTGCCCGTTGCCGAGAAAATACTCGCCATTGTGAGCCACGGACGAAGGGAGGGGCTTTTCTTTCGAGAGTTTCCCAGCAACAGTAATTTCAATAGAACTATTCAGGAGATATGTATTAAGGCAGGACTGCCACCGCATACTCAAGCGACCTCGCACACCGCACGGCACACCTTTGCCACGACCATCTGTCTGGAGAACGGACTTCCGATAGAGACGGTGAGCAAGATGCTGGGGCATCGCTTCATCTCCACGACCGAGATTTATGCACGGGTGACCAAGAGCAAGATTGCCAAGGAAATGCAACCCCTGATGGGTAGTGAGCATACAAGGGTACTGCGTAAAGCCTTACGGCTGTGTCCGTCAAGAACACCGAAAAAGTCAAGTCCCATAATTGGGATGTAA
- a CDS encoding DUF1896 domain-containing protein — protein MKQKNKKELSYFRLKLRSYMSEHHPEKLQDTEFITARADMALTVYCDAVAQGFTHIEAESMASEALYQGLHFSKYDTLISVLENEFERELPAPLPEKLVPILLSNKAVQATFDKFGLTDTLASDEQYGRLYTELTGTIVLLIESNNLPTVRLTEEASLKAL, from the coding sequence ATGAAACAGAAGAACAAAAAGGAACTTTCCTACTTCCGATTGAAGTTAAGAAGTTACATGAGTGAGCATCACCCCGAAAAGTTGCAAGATACGGAGTTTATCACTGCACGGGCAGATATGGCTCTCACAGTTTACTGCGATGCTGTAGCACAAGGCTTTACACACATTGAAGCGGAGAGCATGGCAAGCGAGGCATTGTATCAAGGCTTGCACTTTTCCAAGTACGATACGCTTATATCCGTGTTGGAAAACGAGTTTGAAAGGGAACTTCCTGCACCGCTCCCAGAGAAACTCGTACCTATACTGTTGTCGAACAAGGCTGTTCAAGCCACATTCGACAAGTTCGGTTTGACGGACACATTGGCTTCTGACGAGCAATACGGCCGTCTTTACACCGAACTGACAGGCACGATAGTGCTGCTCATCGAGAGCAACAATCTGCCAACGGTCAGACTGACGGAGGAAGCAAGCCTGAAGGCGTTGTAG
- a CDS encoding helix-turn-helix domain-containing protein: MKLIIIDRKAWERHRSEFADFIHRVEKLIGNPPKTEQWLDNEAVCKRLGISKRTLQSYRDTGKIPFSMIGHKCYYKQTDICEMLNAVKD; the protein is encoded by the coding sequence ATGAAACTCATTATCATCGACCGCAAAGCGTGGGAGCGACATCGCTCCGAATTTGCAGACTTTATCCATCGTGTGGAAAAACTCATCGGTAATCCTCCCAAGACCGAGCAATGGCTCGACAACGAAGCCGTGTGCAAGCGTTTAGGCATCAGCAAGCGTACCCTACAATCATACCGAGATACGGGCAAAATCCCTTTCTCCATGATTGGACATAAGTGTTATTACAAACAGACCGACATCTGTGAAATGCTGAATGCAGTCAAGGATTGA
- a CDS encoding helix-turn-helix domain-containing protein — MAENEIITREDPQMQLFSQLMEGTLKKLERYCSTARPMLNGEVYLSGEEVCSQLRLSTRTLQEYRNSGTLPFYKIGGKILYKQSDIQAMLEKHYNPIPKKLWQE, encoded by the coding sequence ATGGCAGAGAATGAAATCATTACGCGGGAAGACCCTCAGATGCAGTTGTTTTCACAACTGATGGAAGGCACTTTGAAGAAGTTGGAGCGGTATTGCTCTACCGCCCGTCCGATGCTGAATGGTGAGGTTTACCTTTCGGGTGAGGAGGTTTGCAGCCAATTACGGCTCAGCACACGCACGCTCCAAGAGTACAGAAACTCAGGAACGCTTCCTTTCTACAAAATCGGAGGGAAGATACTCTACAAGCAGAGTGACATACAAGCCATGCTTGAAAAACACTATAACCCGATACCCAAGAAATTATGGCAAGAATAG
- a CDS encoding DUF3408 domain-containing protein, with amino-acid sequence MARIDEKRKQRLEQAIRDMGNYGVKLRKPEELPDFDQPFDYEEEKRRFEPVDKVEEQNDKESNKDFSQPSYQETALSPTERATSTEEFHQRMGKTKDRKQLSEFQGKYLQPFRNSHRKAVYVSEETQRKLDFVVRRIGEHGASVSGYVEQVLREHLDQYKEDVERWRKL; translated from the coding sequence ATGGCAAGAATAGATGAAAAAAGGAAACAACGCTTGGAACAAGCCATTAGAGATATGGGAAATTATGGCGTTAAGCTCCGCAAGCCCGAAGAGTTACCCGATTTTGACCAGCCCTTCGATTATGAAGAGGAAAAGAGAAGGTTTGAGCCTGTTGATAAAGTTGAGGAACAAAATGACAAGGAGAGTAACAAGGATTTTTCTCAACCGTCCTATCAAGAAACAGCGTTGTCGCCAACAGAAAGGGCTACTTCTACCGAAGAATTTCATCAAAGAATGGGAAAAACAAAGGACAGAAAGCAATTATCCGAGTTTCAGGGGAAATATCTCCAGCCCTTTCGCAACAGCCACCGCAAAGCCGTGTATGTATCAGAGGAAACCCAACGAAAGTTAGACTTCGTGGTGCGGAGAATCGGTGAGCATGGAGCGAGCGTTTCGGGATATGTCGAACAGGTACTGCGGGAACACCTCGACCAATACAAGGAAGATGTGGAAAGATGGAGGAAACTCTGA
- a CDS encoding HmuY family protein: protein MRKYIFILFALTTALSSCVSYDAEEFTGKTLPRVTGYTTGITNDWLYINLRTGKIFNLDKPNGDIKEGEQRERTDWDIAFCGYRMRTNSGTSGNGKGGAADLGYGSYDTWKTVAQLPTNLQWVVDDHSVYITMSQNDWNKYLIANKLDFEQNPWFDPNRGPASTQTDANPILAKAMTFTGPPPVYAPSFHTYVVRTADGERYFKLQIISWYKADVEIGDTGGQMSYYCDELR, encoded by the coding sequence ATGAGAAAATACATATTCATACTTTTCGCTTTAACGACAGCATTGTCCTCGTGCGTGAGTTACGATGCGGAGGAGTTTACGGGCAAAACGCTGCCAAGAGTTACGGGATACACCACTGGCATTACCAACGATTGGCTGTACATCAATTTGCGCACAGGAAAAATATTCAACCTTGACAAGCCCAATGGCGACATTAAAGAGGGCGAACAGCGGGAACGTACCGACTGGGACATTGCCTTTTGCGGCTACCGTATGCGAACGAATAGCGGAACATCGGGTAATGGAAAAGGCGGAGCCGCCGACTTAGGATACGGCAGTTACGACACTTGGAAAACGGTGGCGCAATTGCCAACCAATTTACAATGGGTGGTGGATGACCATTCGGTATATATCACCATGTCGCAAAACGACTGGAACAAGTATCTCATCGCCAATAAACTCGACTTTGAACAGAATCCTTGGTTCGATCCCAATCGCGGTCCTGCATCGACACAGACAGATGCTAACCCCATATTGGCAAAAGCGATGACCTTCACAGGTCCGCCACCTGTATATGCACCCTCGTTCCATACATACGTGGTACGCACTGCCGACGGAGAGCGATATTTCAAATTACAGATCATCAGTTGGTACAAAGCCGATGTCGAAATAGGCGACACGGGCGGACAGATGAGCTATTATTGTGATGAACTCCGGTAG
- a CDS encoding TonB-dependent receptor, translating into MQKKGFLFLLLCLLLAISAQAQRRVRITILEKDTQQPLVGATVQYATSKEMLDVKNTITDIEGKVILSIEKGKELYYNVHATGFVPVKGSVPPQENNIKIVMREDVLHLNDVVVTGSRTERPVKLSPITTQVLGGKALVDAGYSDLQHALQQETPGLNIQKVGFGNEISMQGLDARHVLFLQDGERMTGDMAGNLDYERFNLHAIDRVEIVKGASSTLYGSRASGAVINLISKKATKPLDIQAGMRWAQMNERNYKTPSPKDFLYMFEKNSDRPNLQAWLSAGVKHKAFTSQTDVWYSESDAFYLYQAENDSKTYTKEANPFLPHDITLNGTAVRSPMGIEGTEHISAAQKFYYEPNRNLSVQVYGSMFFMNSYDLIQDMTFSQSRDFMAGVKAKYNVKDWFTVNLSIHNDFYDRFKRHERIDERKKVYKSKIFEPRLTLTSTYFSGHSIILGVEHTSDELTSDRFVNRKMTTRALHETEYFLQDEWTANKHWMLSTGVRTNFSKAFGFMYMPKIAVKYSPDEHWAIRANYSMGYRAPSIKELFFNWDHLGMFQIRGSEDLKPEKNHYFSLGAEYTHNGFFMNVNAYINKFRNKIEGVWHIYDMQYNFEYTNLSSQRLYGIEAILKWHFLDHFTLNGTYSYVNVSKQDGIQVNTTSPHAATASIDYVYNKPNYRLKTIFSASLMGEKNFDVQDRVWVEEHHKSYDAYFRCTLPTYALCNLAVVQTFYNKVKVTLGVDNIFNYVPHTLGSGITMFNVPATSGAKGYVQVEFLVDDIVKSLKRKK; encoded by the coding sequence ATGCAGAAGAAAGGATTCTTATTCTTACTCCTTTGCCTGCTTTTGGCGATAAGCGCACAGGCACAGCGCAGGGTAAGGATAACCATACTTGAGAAAGATACGCAGCAACCTTTGGTAGGGGCTACTGTGCAATATGCCACGAGCAAAGAGATGTTGGATGTTAAGAATACCATTACCGACATTGAAGGCAAGGTGATATTAAGTATAGAAAAGGGAAAGGAACTATACTATAATGTCCATGCAACGGGCTTCGTCCCCGTAAAAGGAAGTGTGCCGCCACAGGAAAACAACATAAAGATTGTTATGCGCGAAGACGTGCTGCACCTGAACGATGTCGTTGTAACAGGTTCACGAACAGAGCGCCCCGTAAAACTTTCGCCCATTACCACACAGGTATTGGGCGGAAAGGCACTCGTTGATGCAGGGTACAGCGACCTACAACATGCCCTGCAACAAGAGACACCAGGACTCAACATTCAGAAAGTGGGTTTCGGCAACGAAATCTCGATGCAGGGACTCGACGCGCGCCACGTTCTCTTTCTGCAAGACGGTGAACGAATGACGGGCGATATGGCAGGCAACCTCGACTACGAACGCTTTAATCTGCACGCCATCGACCGTGTGGAGATTGTAAAGGGTGCCAGCAGTACTCTGTATGGCAGTCGTGCTTCGGGTGCGGTCATCAATCTTATTTCTAAAAAAGCGACCAAACCATTGGATATTCAGGCAGGTATGCGCTGGGCACAGATGAACGAGCGCAACTACAAGACACCGTCTCCAAAAGATTTTCTATATATGTTTGAGAAGAACAGCGACCGCCCTAACCTGCAAGCATGGCTTTCGGCAGGAGTGAAGCACAAGGCTTTCACCTCACAAACCGACGTATGGTATAGTGAGAGCGATGCCTTTTATCTGTATCAGGCGGAGAACGACAGCAAGACCTACACAAAGGAGGCTAACCCATTCCTCCCTCACGACATCACGCTAAACGGCACTGCCGTCCGTTCACCAATGGGTATTGAGGGAACGGAGCATATCTCGGCAGCGCAGAAGTTCTATTACGAGCCTAACAGAAACCTGTCGGTACAGGTGTATGGTTCGATGTTCTTCATGAACTCATACGACCTGATACAAGACATGACCTTCTCGCAGAGTCGCGACTTCATGGCAGGCGTTAAGGCGAAATATAATGTAAAAGACTGGTTTACCGTAAACCTTAGCATACACAACGATTTCTACGACCGTTTCAAACGGCACGAGCGTATCGATGAACGCAAGAAGGTGTACAAGAGTAAAATATTCGAGCCACGTCTCACACTGACAAGTACCTACTTTAGCGGACACAGCATCATACTTGGAGTGGAACATACTTCGGATGAACTCACCAGCGACCGATTTGTAAACCGTAAGATGACCACTCGGGCACTGCACGAGACGGAATACTTCCTGCAAGATGAATGGACGGCAAACAAGCATTGGATGCTGTCGACAGGCGTGCGCACTAACTTCTCGAAGGCGTTCGGATTTATGTATATGCCAAAGATTGCAGTTAAATATTCGCCTGATGAGCATTGGGCAATACGTGCCAACTACTCCATGGGCTATCGTGCGCCCAGCATCAAGGAACTGTTCTTCAACTGGGATCATCTCGGAATGTTCCAGATAAGGGGTAGCGAAGACCTGAAGCCAGAGAAGAACCATTATTTCTCTTTGGGAGCAGAATACACCCATAATGGTTTCTTCATGAATGTAAATGCTTACATTAATAAGTTCCGTAACAAGATAGAGGGCGTATGGCATATTTACGATATGCAGTACAACTTCGAATACACCAATCTCAGCAGTCAGCGTCTGTACGGAATCGAGGCTATCCTGAAGTGGCATTTCCTCGACCACTTTACCCTGAACGGAACTTACAGCTATGTAAACGTGAGCAAGCAGGATGGCATACAAGTGAATACCACGTCGCCACATGCTGCCACGGCAAGCATCGACTATGTATATAACAAGCCTAACTACCGCTTGAAAACCATCTTCAGTGCATCGCTCATGGGCGAGAAAAACTTTGATGTGCAAGATCGTGTGTGGGTGGAAGAACATCATAAGAGCTACGATGCCTATTTCCGCTGCACGCTGCCTACCTATGCACTCTGTAACTTGGCAGTGGTGCAGACATTCTACAACAAAGTGAAAGTTACGCTCGGAGTAGATAACATCTTCAACTATGTGCCCCACACCTTGGGGTCGGGCATCACTATGTTCAATGTTCCTGCCACCAGCGGTGCAAAGGGATATGTGCAAGTGGAGTTTCTTGTTGATGACATTGTAAAATCATTAAAAAGAAAGAAATGA
- a CDS encoding DUF4903 domain-containing protein: MRFITVKCILCLLAVFSLGLSSCNSDDNLEQKAPAQEYLKEAKDILSGDIVLSTKATMNTVDKTLLPQGCPTKFNFNWEKDSLRLTLDGFTVGKMPLIVYFSCKCKFMQLNSWEKDEYKGDGWIKFKGKDGSVTGNPKDDSGVQQGSGAGVEGYLNVKTNQITFIVDYNMMNVRSECFLQTIDKNRINNYEAEFAQYEKDLAAYKKEHGL; this comes from the coding sequence ATGCGATTCATAACAGTAAAATGTATCCTTTGCCTCTTGGCAGTGTTCTCATTGGGTTTATCTTCCTGTAACAGTGATGACAATTTGGAACAAAAAGCCCCCGCTCAGGAATACCTAAAAGAGGCAAAGGATATTTTGTCAGGAGATATTGTCCTTTCCACAAAAGCGACAATGAACACGGTCGATAAGACCCTCCTGCCCCAAGGATGTCCTACTAAATTTAATTTCAATTGGGAGAAGGACAGTCTTCGTCTGACGCTCGATGGCTTTACCGTAGGCAAGATGCCATTGATTGTGTATTTCTCATGCAAATGTAAGTTTATGCAACTCAACTCTTGGGAAAAAGACGAATATAAAGGGGATGGCTGGATAAAGTTTAAGGGTAAGGACGGTAGCGTTACGGGAAATCCTAAAGATGATTCCGGAGTACAGCAAGGAAGTGGCGCAGGTGTAGAAGGCTATCTGAATGTGAAAACAAACCAGATTACATTCATAGTTGATTACAACATGATGAACGTACGTTCCGAGTGTTTCTTGCAGACCATCGACAAGAACCGTATCAACAATTACGAAGCCGAGTTTGCCCAATACGAGAAGGACTTGGCAGCCTATAAGAAGGAACACGGATTGTAA
- a CDS encoding leucine-rich repeat domain-containing protein produces the protein MKIVKNLTLPVLVFLVMGLASCSSDDNTVHYSTNSLKNTELMTVLKSKGYQFDKDGKLELNDLANNTTSLDLSGTNLKDLSGLDILPNLKDVKLSNNGYGPVFDFAQLPAQITGVDLTGNDIYDFEGLVNVKTEENGDETVTQLHKITKLYLPQTAKFNIKDLVRFYREKKAEIESGSIDVKMETAKGDLQKYNTIREIPDENIRANFKKYFSSIFDEDGIHIDISKRLSNKDRSNACVFNKWYGVATAETLEGVQYIVNNPYWDGKLLTVNLTNKAKLPYLRPCSGLMTLSLTDVDASEGINLEDATNMTGLLWVKVSGISEIDLSHSTLFGQRAIEQEQDGPGGSSLVFVECPDLKKIALPEKSGLRSYMITFANMKSLEQVDLSKFKMISNLELGGLSANCRVTYPELTEFHTYDKKTSFACTQDVFDRQETKDFIKKYLKVLTSGGGYIDGVEWSSLINN, from the coding sequence ATGAAAATAGTAAAGAATTTAACATTACCAGTATTGGTATTCCTTGTGATGGGACTTGCCTCATGTAGCAGTGATGATAATACAGTTCATTACAGCACAAACTCCCTTAAAAATACAGAATTGATGACTGTGTTGAAATCGAAAGGTTATCAGTTCGACAAAGACGGTAAGTTGGAACTCAACGATTTGGCCAACAATACCACATCGCTTGACCTTAGCGGTACAAACCTGAAGGATCTCAGCGGTCTTGATATTCTTCCAAACCTAAAAGATGTAAAACTCTCCAATAACGGGTATGGACCTGTTTTCGACTTCGCTCAGCTGCCAGCACAAATTACCGGTGTAGATTTGACGGGCAACGACATTTATGACTTTGAAGGACTGGTGAATGTAAAGACGGAAGAGAATGGTGATGAAACCGTAACACAGTTGCACAAAATCACAAAATTGTACTTGCCACAGACAGCAAAGTTCAACATCAAAGACCTTGTGCGTTTCTATCGAGAGAAGAAGGCAGAGATTGAGTCTGGAAGTATAGACGTGAAGATGGAAACAGCAAAAGGCGACTTGCAGAAATACAATACCATTCGCGAGATACCTGATGAGAATATAAGGGCTAATTTCAAAAAATATTTTTCCAGCATCTTTGATGAAGACGGTATTCATATTGACATCAGCAAGCGGTTAAGCAACAAAGATAGGTCGAATGCCTGTGTATTTAATAAGTGGTATGGAGTAGCCACTGCTGAAACACTGGAAGGGGTACAATATATTGTGAACAATCCTTATTGGGACGGCAAACTTCTTACTGTAAACCTGACAAACAAAGCGAAACTCCCATACCTGAGACCCTGTAGCGGTCTCATGACCTTGTCATTGACAGACGTGGATGCCTCTGAAGGCATCAATCTTGAGGATGCTACAAACATGACAGGTCTCCTATGGGTAAAGGTTAGCGGTATTAGCGAAATAGATTTAAGCCATAGTACCCTGTTTGGTCAGAGAGCGATTGAGCAGGAACAGGATGGTCCCGGTGGTTCCTCACTTGTTTTTGTAGAATGCCCGGATTTGAAAAAGATAGCTTTACCGGAAAAAAGCGGATTGCGATCTTATATGATAACATTTGCGAATATGAAGAGTTTAGAACAGGTAGATTTGTCCAAATTTAAGATGATATCCAATTTGGAACTTGGTGGTTTATCTGCGAATTGTCGTGTTACCTATCCGGAATTGACGGAATTTCATACCTACGATAAAAAAACCTCTTTTGCGTGTACGCAAGACGTGTTTGACAGACAGGAAACAAAAGACTTTATCAAGAAGTATCTCAAGGTCTTGACCAGTGGTGGTGGCTACATAGATGGAGTTGAATGGTCATCACTAATTAATAATTAA